The Fusarium falciforme chromosome 4, complete sequence genomic interval GAGGAACTCGCTGCGCTTGGGTGGGGTCGCGAAGAGCGCTGGAGCTGTTCTGCGAAGCCAAAGGCGGCCGCGAAGAACCAGTCGGggcaggaggagcaggtcgCTGGGCTCTGAGGTTGCTTTGTTGAGTGGACGCCTTTGGTGCCGAAGGGGCGGCTCGTGATGGGTTGTAACGGTCGGGCTGGGGAGAAGGCGATCCGCCATATCCGCCAATCTCCTGCTGGGCCAGAGGGACCTTCGTTTTGGGGAGAGAAGCATTGTACGCTTCCAGTTCGCGTCGGTTCTGCTCCTCGATCTCACGCTCGCGTTGTCTCTGAGCTTCCAACTGCTTTTTACGTTGCTCCTCCCTCAAGGCTTCCTGGGACACGTAGTTAGGGGCCATGGCCTGCATCTGctggcgctgctgctgttgctctGACGGCGAAGGGCGCTCGTCAGGTCGAGCAGGACGCTCAGGGCGCTCAGGACGTCGAGGAGGGGTCGAGGCAGACTGAGGAGGAGTGTAGCCGGGGCGTTGAGAGGCAGGAGGCGGCGCGGGGCGAGGAGGGGCGACTGAAGCACCGCTGCCATATCCAAGTTGCTTGTTCCCTTGGCTTTGCGCAGGAGGAGTAGGTGTCAGACTGGAATACTGGTTAGGGTTCTCCGCCCGCTTGGCCAGATCGGTATAGAAGTCAAGGACTTCAAAGACGGCCTGGGGGTTACGCTCGTAATCCTCCTTTGTGATGGCAGACGAATTGAGGAGCTTCGACCACTCAGGGGGAAGTCCGACAAACTCGCCAGTCTTGGGATCGAAGCCAACATGGACGGCATGGGAGAAATTGGTCGGGTTGCTAACGCCGCCCATTCCAGGGCAGGCGCCGTAGATGAAATCAATCCACTCGTAGAGGTCATCGTCGCTCTTCACCTTGATCTGAAGAGTCTTGGTCTGtccatcgtcatcaccaGGGCTGTTGGACGAGCCGTCGGGCTTCCGCTTAATCTCAAAGATGGTGCCGGCCGCCTCAACTCGTCCGACATTGACAACGTCCCTTAGGAATAGCGTGTACGAGACCTTGCCACCTTCTGTCTTGTGGAAATCGAGCGACTCCTTACGGAGGATCAGATATTTTTGCTTCCAAGGTTGGATGAAGTTCTTGCTCTCCTTGACAGAGGCCCATCCCTCCTTCTTAATTGCAACCCCTCCTAGACCATCAGTGTTGTTGGACTGCTGGCGAGCGATCGGGAGCGAGATGGTGGAACCGGTATATGTGGAGGTTGCGGTGCTGCGAATGGGAGAAATAGCCATGTTGGCCATGCTTCCTGGGAGATTGGCATTGGGCGTTAGATTCAACCTCGGACGGTCGGtgggaggtcgaggagctgggCCCGGGTTCATGAACTGCCCTGACGTGTACATACTGTGGATGGTCAGTTATCGATCGTCAATACGATTCCCGTCTCTCGCTTCATCGCTTCTGCTGACACCCGCTCGGACACGGCTTGCTTCCCAGTTTGAACCCCTGA includes:
- a CDS encoding Non-specific serine/threonine protein kinase; translation: MAQNSMYTSGQFMNPGPAPRPPTDRPRLNLTPNANLPGSMANMAISPIRSTATSTYTGSTISLPIARQQSNNTDGLGGVAIKKEGWASVKESKNFIQPWKQKYLILRKESLDFHKTEGGKVSYTLFLRDVVNVGRVEAAGTIFEIKRKPDGSSNSPGDDDGQTKTLQIKVKSDDDLYEWIDFIYGACPGMGGVSNPTNFSHAVHVGFDPKTGEFVGLPPEWSKLLNSSAITKEDYERNPQAVFEVLDFYTDLAKRAENPNQYSSLTPTPPAQSQGNKQLGYGSGASVAPPRPAPPPASQRPGYTPPQSASTPPRRPERPERPARPDERPSPSEQQQQRQQMQAMAPNYVSQEALREEQRKKQLEAQRQREREIEEQNRRELEAYNASLPKTKVPLAQQEIGGYGGSPSPQPDRYNPSRAAPSAPKASTQQSNLRAQRPAPPAPTGSSRPPLASQNSSSALRDPTQAQRVPRNDGATGHANAPRYANGNQASQPRQQQQQQPSRLPAPVKPLNVAPKPSQQQQQPDGVKAAEAALTAKPSPSERKQDVRMSTMSESEVMAKLKEAVSKDDPNISYSKQKKIGQGASGSVYVAKIKETAVGIARDMLRAQGPRAQVAIKQMDLAHQPRKELIVNEIMVMKDSRHRNIVNFLDAFLRNNNSELWVVMEYMEGGALTDVIDNNPSISEEQISTICHETCRGLQHLHSQNIIHRDIKSDNVLLDARGNVKITDFGFCAKLTETKSKRATMVGTPYWMAPEVVKQKEYGPKVDIWSLGIMAIEMIESEPPYLNEEPLKALYLIATNGTPRLKKPEKLSKELKAFLSVCLCVDVKSRASADELLAHDFLRHGCPLASLADLLAFKKHAK